Genomic segment of Panicum virgatum strain AP13 chromosome 9N, P.virgatum_v5, whole genome shotgun sequence:
CCTGCTCTTTTTGCGTAAGATGACCGTGCAATTCCAACTTCTGCTTCTTCAGATCAGCAATTAGATTCTGAAGAGAACTGCACTCCTCAATAAGACTCTCAACCGTAGATTGTAGTTTAGAATTAGATCTTCTCAGAACTTCAGAATCATCCTGTGCTTCTGACAATCTTGTTTGAGATTCTTGTTGTTTCTGCTTAAATTCGAGCCTCTGATTTTCCATCTCTGATTGCTGCCGCTCTACTTTATCTTTGAGATTAGCGATAAGAGATCTAGAGTCATGCATCTGCAGCTCACTTGACTCCTTCTCGTTCGTCAGGTAAGTCAATTGTGCTTCCAATCCAGATATCCGTTCCGACAGCTCTATGTTTTCCTGTTCCAGCTCCGATATATGCAACTCTAGTTCAGCTTTGCAGCTCTCTAGCTCAATTATCTTCCTCTCAAGAACCTTATTAGCTGAAACATGGGAATCTATGCTTCTGGAAAGCACAATGATATCTTGCCGCACTTCATCCAAGCATTTTGAAGTGATGCTGCTTTCTTTAAGTGATGCGGACAGGCGTTGCTCAAGCTGACTCTTCTCTGCCTGAATTTCAGAAATGAAATTTTCCATTTCAACCTTGGAACGCCTCAGGTTATCATTTTCCTGTAGTTGCAGTTCAAACCTCACCTTCAGCATATCTGTCTCAGATTCAGTATCCTCTAGATCTGCTGTTCTAGATTGGTACTTCCCTGTACCACCAGATTCGCTAACTTCCGGTTCTGTTGAATGGAAACCGTTCATCTTCATTCTCAGCTCAGATAACTCGATATTTCTTTGTTCCAAATCATCCTGGCTTTTTTGGAACTTCTCTTCTAGTTCACAGGTTTGAGACCTAAATTTTAGCAGCTTCAGCTCAAGGTCAGCACATTTTCTCTGTAACTCGTCTACATTAGACATTGATGCCTCAGAAAAGCTGCCATCTCTTAATATTTCCTTGTTCCTAAGTTCCTCCTCCAGTTGATGTATCCGCGATGTAAGCTTCTCAAATTGCAGCTCGTTGCTGTTTGAAATATGAGGAACCTGCCCCTTTGTCACCCCATTATCTTTCAGCTTATATATAAGCTCCAAATTTTCATCTGTTAGTTCAGAACAGTCTTTCTCAAGCTCTTGTATTTTAGCCCTTAAAATTTCATTTTCTTTCTCCAATTCCAGATAAATGGTATTGGAACCTGCCCCACCTGCATTTCCAACATTGAGAGCACGATCCAGTTTCTCCCTGAGCATTTTGATTTCATCCTCTTTCATTGATAGTTTCCTAGCCCACTCCGTGTCTCCTTTGACTAACAACCCATTTTGAGGATCAGCAGTCTGCTTGACCTTTGAAATCTTAGATATTTCTACTCTCTGTTCTTCTATGGTCTCCTCAAGTTCCTGAAGAATAGAAAGAAGCTCAATATTCGCCTCCTGAGTCTTGTTTACTTGTATGGTTAAGTCTGCATTTGATTCCTTCAGATACTTCACCTCCTCTTCAAGTTCCTTCTGCAGGTCCATCCAGTCTGTACGCTTAGGTATTCCTGTATTTGTTTGTCGTGTGTTTACATCTTGTAAGGATGACTTTAATTCTTCAATTTCATGCCTATAGGAATCCCGTTCAGCTTGTGCAGCACAAAGCTCAACTGCTAGCTCAGCCTGTTGCTTTGATTTTTCAGAACATTCCTTCTTCAGCAACTCTAGATCAGCCTTCAACTTGCGAGAATGCCGTTCCCACATTTTTGCCTCATCACGGAGTTCCTCAATTGTTTCTTCAGCAGCATCAAGAACATCTTTAGATGAGTCAGATGCCCCCATAGATAACTGAGAAAGGCCGTTAGCAAATGTTTTTGGAGTACTCCCTTGTAGCACAGTTGGACCTGAAGCCCGAGAACTGAAAGATGAATTGTTGGATCTAAATCCATCATCACCACGGCCAGCACTAACATAACTAGCATGGGAGCTAGCAGAATCCTGCCTTCCCACATAAAGTCCTCCGTTAGAGTTGTCTCTAGGAGAGAAGTTTGTTCTATCTGCAGTACTATCTCCAGAATTAGAACTCCGGTGGGACCCTGATGCTGAGAAACTTGTTTCCTGAAAACAAAAGGATGACAAGTAATCGGCATGAACACATAATACTCTGATGGAGCATGACATCTAACCAAAGTAATTATTAATTATTGATGGTGAAGTTGTAATCCATATCCAAATTTGTGGAGCATGCATGAgttccatgcaaaaaaaaatatctttACTACTTCAAGAAAGATTTTTATTGGTGATGTAAGGATGATAGGTTCACCAGATTCAACATTGGAGTATCATGAGCATTTATACATACATACAGGTCATGTGTAACCATGGAGGAACCTTTTGTGGAGGATGGGGTCATCTCCACATTGTTGTACCCCATGCAGTTTATAGTATCACATTATGAATTTTGTGGTATGCTGATCACTAGCGAATTCTATATGTAATTTTTAGATTTATGAATAACCATTGAGTAGAGTTAAGAACTTGTAGTAACTTTTACACGTGATATGGACCTGACAATAACTGAAGCAATTTAAATTTTCGGGGTAATCACTACTAAGGGCAAAGGATTTCATCAGTTAGGGGCTTGGGGAAAACATCCGGGGTCCGGTTCGTTCTTTAATTTCTATCCAGCGTCTTCCATTGAAAACATCAAAATGGGGTGTTCTAGACACAAGGTTGAACCCATAGCAATGTCACCTAGTGTTCTGTTGGCAATATAATTTTTATGCACTtttgaaatgaaagaaaaaggaaggcgAGAATCAGGATTATTGATCCCTCTCAATCTCTATTTCGATTCGAGGATCCAAAGAGGTGTTTTCATAGTCATCTCCAAAGGCATCATAGAACAGTCTAATGACAAATCAGGATGGAGCGGGAAATCTTGGGATAGAGCAAATTGTTTGAAATAATAGCATACCCTGTTCCCAGTTTCGTCTTGATAAGTTGCACCTAGATGATTTTCTGATGAAGAACGGACGCCCCTGTTGAACATACTATCAGAGCAATCTGATCTGTTGTCCATGTCATCGTTGCTTGGCGTCGGACTACGGTCCTCAAGACGGGAAGACATGTCTCTCAATGATCTGACACCACTACATAGAAATATGAGGAATTTGACGATTCAAGGTTtcgaggaaga
This window contains:
- the LOC120691263 gene encoding myosin-2 heavy chain-like isoform X2, translating into MALCCASGQAESQSTRPASCPACLLAHRQLHFGPRWCWDPCFLSPLPALRRNDLRRRRDHPISALRLELPEDDCGGATGYLQGRETMFKLHRHRSSDRAGERYDFRFSNFRAVQVPAVSDRLFLSILSVDSGKTIAKSSKAASRSGICQWPDTILEPIWFSKDEVSREYEECQYKIIVSVGSTKSGILGEIFLNLSNFLNLVDPTAISLPLKRCNSGTVLQLKVQCLGTKSKLSGVRSLRDMSSRLEDRSPTPSNDDMDNRSDCSDSMFNRGVRSSSENHLGATYQDETGNRETSFSASGSHRSSNSGDSTADRTNFSPRDNSNGGLYVGRQDSASSHASYVSAGRGDDGFRSNNSSFSSRASGPTVLQGSTPKTFANGLSQLSMGASDSSKDVLDAAEETIEELRDEAKMWERHSRKLKADLELLKKECSEKSKQQAELAVELCAAQAERDSYRHEIEELKSSLQDVNTRQTNTGIPKRTDWMDLQKELEEEVKYLKESNADLTIQVNKTQEANIELLSILQELEETIEEQRVEISKISKVKQTADPQNGLLVKGDTEWARKLSMKEDEIKMLREKLDRALNVGNAGGAGSNTIYLELEKENEILRAKIQELEKDCSELTDENLELIYKLKDNGVTKGQVPHISNSNELQFEKLTSRIHQLEEELRNKEILRDGSFSEASMSNVDELQRKCADLELKLLKFRSQTCELEEKFQKSQDDLEQRNIELSELRMKMNGFHSTEPEVSESGGTGKYQSRTADLEDTESETDMLKVRFELQLQENDNLRRSKVEMENFISEIQAEKSQLEQRLSASLKESSITSKCLDEVRQDIIVLSRSIDSHVSANKVLERKIIELESCKAELELHISELEQENIELSERISGLEAQLTYLTNEKESSELQMHDSRSLIANLKDKVERQQSEMENQRLEFKQKQQESQTRLSEAQDDSEVLRRSNSKLQSTVESLIEECSSLQNLIADLKKQKLELHGHLTQKEQELDESKKRNFDFSKTVEFLEAKLSSLQKDISSKEQSLLSELESIFQEHMEQEERINRAHFMLNKIENEKTLEVENLEREVISLTAQVSSTHEERENATLDAIREVSVLRADKAKLEASLQDVSAQLRHYESQLEDLRKESKNKIKGLVDSLNASKQSEEMLTADAEHMKKLMEAAKSNEDMLRKASNELELKLKSSDYEKQQMLEEISGLNLQVQKIMNLQDEVLKLHSSLDEAKFQKGKLEELLRSVTEECEELKAQKAMLTDKISNMQETLKNGEEERRSRIAMQAKLVRLESDLSASEASHVHEAELKNELSRIKRSNSEYQRKLQSLEQENEDLTRRVQVMEKGFEQMPHIKEENLGNQETGGDDQTAIQSKIQVLETKLAEALEENKLYRAQQKSLMPEGQSAGGDGKEGNTDRVLQLEGELRDMKERLLNMSLQYAEVEAQRERLVMELKAVKKGRWF
- the LOC120691263 gene encoding myosin-2 heavy chain-like isoform X1 gives rise to the protein MFKLHRHRSSDRAGERYDFRFSNFRAVQVPAVSDRLFLSILSVDSGKTIAKSSKAASRSGICQWPDTILEPIWFSKDEVSREYEECQYKIIVSVGSTKSGILGEIFLNLSNFLNLVDPTAISLPLKRCNSGTVLQLKVQCLGTKSKLSGVRSLRDMSSRLEDRSPTPSNDDMDNRSDCSDSMFNRGVRSSSENHLGATYQDETGNRETSFSASGSHRSSNSGDSTADRTNFSPRDNSNGGLYVGRQDSASSHASYVSAGRGDDGFRSNNSSFSSRASGPTVLQGSTPKTFANGLSQLSMGASDSSKDVLDAAEETIEELRDEAKMWERHSRKLKADLELLKKECSEKSKQQAELAVELCAAQAERDSYRHEIEELKSSLQDVNTRQTNTGIPKRTDWMDLQKELEEEVKYLKESNADLTIQVNKTQEANIELLSILQELEETIEEQRVEISKISKVKQTADPQNGLLVKGDTEWARKLSMKEDEIKMLREKLDRALNVGNAGGAGSNTIYLELEKENEILRAKIQELEKDCSELTDENLELIYKLKDNGVTKGQVPHISNSNELQFEKLTSRIHQLEEELRNKEILRDGSFSEASMSNVDELQRKCADLELKLLKFRSQTCELEEKFQKSQDDLEQRNIELSELRMKMNGFHSTEPEVSESGGTGKYQSRTADLEDTESETDMLKVRFELQLQENDNLRRSKVEMENFISEIQAEKSQLEQRLSASLKESSITSKCLDEVRQDIIVLSRSIDSHVSANKVLERKIIELESCKAELELHISELEQENIELSERISGLEAQLTYLTNEKESSELQMHDSRSLIANLKDKVERQQSEMENQRLEFKQKQQESQTRLSEAQDDSEVLRRSNSKLQSTVESLIEECSSLQNLIADLKKQKLELHGHLTQKEQELDESKKRNFDFSKTVEFLEAKLSSLQKDISSKEQSLLSELESIFQEHMEQEERINRAHFMLNKIENEKTLEVENLEREVISLTAQVSSTHEERENATLDAIREVSVLRADKAKLEASLQDVSAQLRHYESQLEDLRKESKNKIKGLVDSLNASKQSEEMLTADAEHMKKLMEAAKSNEDMLRKASNELELKLKSSDYEKQQMLEEISGLNLQVQKIMNLQDEVLKLHSSLDEAKFQKGKLEELLRSVTEECEELKAQKAMLTDKISNMQETLKNGEEERRSRIAMQAKLVRLESDLSASEASHVHEAELKNELSRIKRSNSEYQRKLQSLEQENEDLTRRVQVMEKGFEQMPHIKEENLGNQETGGDDQTAIQSKIQVLETKLAEALEENKLYRAQQKSLMPEGQSAGGDGKEGNTDRVLQLEGELRDMKERLLNMSLQYAEVEAQRERLVMELKAVKKGRWF